A window of the Bacillota bacterium genome harbors these coding sequences:
- the dxs gene encoding 1-deoxy-D-xylulose-5-phosphate synthase, producing the protein MGVLEQVEKPEDLRNLELDDLAALAEELRCLIINTVSKNGGHLAPNLGVVELTLALHYVFHAPRDKIVWDVGHQCYVHKILTGRRERFSTLRQTGGISGFPSRDESEYDIFGTGHASTSISAALGLAKARDLNRDNHQVIAVIGDGALTGGIALEALNHAGHIKANLIVVLNDNEMSIAKNVGALSGYLTRLRTDRMYHRSREEVEGLIQRIPAIGPKMLRILDRLKDSVKYLVVPGMFFEELGYTYLGPVKGHKLPVLIDTFEKAKSLKGPVLVHVATHKGKGYAPAEADPDLFHGVGPFDVGTGNVKRSDRLSYMDVFGQTLQKMAEDDPRIVAITAAMPTGTGLKSFAKRFPLRFFDVGIAEQHAVTMAAGLAVGGWRPVVAIYSTFIQRAYDQIIHDVCLQRLPVLFALDRGGLVGEDGVTHQGILDLAFLRSIPNMTIMAPQDENELRHMLKTALACCGPCAIRYPRGSGTGCLLDQELQILPYGQSLVIRDGKDVSLFAVGNMVGTAVEAAEKLAQQGIDAAVINVRFVKPLDTALLLRFARQTQRVVTIEEGILAGGFGSAVAELLLDNGLCNVELTRLGINDSFVEHGAPKILREKHNLTPEGIITAVTQPRRRLKVAVKST; encoded by the coding sequence TTGGGCGTTCTTGAACAGGTCGAGAAACCTGAAGACTTGCGAAATCTTGAACTCGATGATCTGGCAGCGCTTGCTGAGGAACTTCGATGTCTGATTATCAACACCGTTTCTAAAAACGGAGGTCATCTTGCGCCCAACCTCGGGGTTGTTGAACTCACTCTGGCGCTCCACTATGTTTTCCACGCTCCAAGGGATAAGATAGTTTGGGACGTTGGGCACCAGTGTTACGTTCACAAAATACTCACCGGTCGGCGTGAAAGATTCTCAACTCTCCGCCAGACGGGCGGGATAAGCGGTTTCCCTTCCCGCGATGAAAGCGAATACGATATCTTCGGCACCGGTCATGCAAGCACCTCGATTTCAGCGGCTCTGGGTCTGGCCAAGGCCCGGGATCTTAACCGGGATAATCATCAGGTGATCGCGGTAATAGGCGACGGCGCTTTAACCGGGGGAATTGCCCTGGAAGCGCTGAACCACGCCGGACATATCAAGGCGAACCTTATAGTGGTGCTCAATGACAACGAGATGTCCATCGCCAAGAATGTCGGGGCTCTCTCCGGTTATCTGACGCGCCTCAGGACGGACAGGATGTACCACCGCTCCCGCGAAGAGGTCGAGGGTCTTATCCAGAGGATTCCGGCAATAGGTCCCAAGATGCTTCGCATACTGGACCGTCTGAAGGATAGCGTGAAATATCTCGTGGTACCGGGTATGTTTTTTGAGGAACTGGGCTACACATACCTCGGCCCGGTAAAGGGTCATAAGTTACCGGTATTGATAGACACCTTCGAGAAAGCCAAGTCCTTGAAGGGTCCTGTACTGGTGCACGTCGCGACCCACAAGGGAAAGGGATACGCCCCTGCGGAGGCGGACCCTGACCTTTTTCACGGCGTTGGTCCTTTTGACGTGGGAACAGGCAATGTCAAACGTTCCGACCGTTTGTCCTACATGGACGTATTCGGGCAAACCCTTCAAAAAATGGCCGAAGATGACCCGCGAATCGTTGCGATTACGGCTGCGATGCCGACGGGCACGGGGCTCAAGTCCTTTGCCAAACGTTTTCCGCTCCGGTTTTTTGACGTCGGTATCGCCGAACAGCACGCGGTAACGATGGCCGCCGGTTTGGCGGTCGGAGGCTGGCGCCCGGTGGTGGCCATTTATTCAACCTTCATCCAGCGGGCGTACGACCAGATAATTCACGACGTCTGTCTCCAGAGGTTGCCCGTTCTGTTCGCCCTTGACCGCGGCGGGCTTGTGGGAGAAGACGGGGTCACGCACCAGGGCATACTTGACCTGGCCTTCCTCCGGTCGATACCCAACATGACGATAATGGCCCCACAGGACGAAAACGAATTGCGGCACATGTTGAAGACAGCGCTCGCATGCTGCGGTCCCTGCGCCATACGCTACCCCCGCGGCAGCGGCACCGGGTGTCTTCTGGACCAGGAACTGCAGATACTTCCGTATGGACAGTCCCTGGTCATAAGGGACGGCAAGGATGTAAGCCTCTTCGCGGTCGGAAACATGGTCGGGACCGCCGTTGAAGCGGCTGAAAAACTGGCGCAGCAGGGAATAGACGCCGCGGTTATCAATGTGCGTTTCGTGAAACCCCTCGATACCGCATTACTGCTGCGATTCGCACGGCAGACTCAGCGCGTTGTGACGATAGAAGAAGGGATCCTGGCGGGCGGTTTCGGCAGTGCGGTAGCGGAACTCTTATTGGATAACGGACTGTGCAATGTTGAACTGACCCGTCTCGGGATTAATGATTCATTCGTTGAGCACGGCGCTCCGAAAATATTGAGAGAAAAACACAACCTTACACCGGAAGGGATCATAACGGCGGTAACACAACCCCGGCGCCGGTTGAAGGTAGCTGTCAAGAGCACATGA
- a CDS encoding TlyA family RNA methyltransferase: MTASRNRLDLFLVQNGYFSTRERAQAAIIAGSVTVNGRMVLKPGYVVNAGDAIELRVKDHPYVSRGGVKLSHALKFFQPDLTGLTAVDVGASTGGFTDCLLEAGIRRVYAIDVGYGQLAWKIRNDPRVVVMERTNIRHLEPSLLGERADFATIDVSFISLKKVLPTVDRLLTPAGMGLVLIKPQFEAGRQKVGKKGVVKDPSTQLSVCNEIIGFIRDLGWEVLGLTFSPLRGPEGNIEFFVFFSKIPGQAWHGSVEEVVTQAWNHFKNDRGSR; encoded by the coding sequence ATGACGGCATCCAGGAACCGACTTGATCTGTTCCTGGTGCAAAACGGGTATTTCTCTACCCGTGAACGTGCGCAGGCGGCGATAATCGCCGGTTCGGTCACGGTCAACGGACGCATGGTATTAAAACCGGGGTATGTGGTAAACGCCGGCGATGCGATCGAGCTTCGCGTCAAGGATCACCCTTACGTTTCCCGTGGCGGGGTCAAACTGTCTCACGCGCTGAAGTTCTTTCAGCCCGACCTGACCGGCTTGACTGCGGTTGACGTGGGTGCTTCCACCGGAGGCTTTACAGATTGTCTTTTAGAAGCAGGGATCCGGCGCGTCTACGCGATAGACGTAGGCTACGGACAACTGGCCTGGAAAATCCGGAACGATCCGCGCGTTGTGGTTATGGAAAGAACCAACATCCGCCACCTGGAGCCGTCGCTACTTGGCGAGCGGGCGGATTTTGCAACGATAGACGTCAGTTTTATCTCCCTGAAAAAGGTCCTGCCGACTGTAGACCGGTTATTAACGCCGGCGGGAATGGGACTGGTTCTAATAAAACCGCAGTTTGAAGCGGGACGGCAAAAAGTCGGCAAGAAAGGCGTTGTAAAGGATCCTTCAACTCAGCTATCGGTTTGTAATGAAATCATCGGTTTTATTCGCGACCTTGGTTGGGAGGTTCTCGGCCTGACCTTTTCGCCGCTCCGCGGACCGGAAGGAAACATTGAATTCTTCGTGTTCTTCAGCAAAATCCCCGGTCAGGCATGGCATGGAAGCGTCGAAGAAGTGGTTACCCAGGCCTGGAATCACTTTAAGAACGACCGAGGGAGTCGGTAA
- a CDS encoding NAD(+)/NADH kinase, with product MEIKTVGLLINPTLGESVAVVAGEILDYLTSQGIDVLVLNEHVPLVGGKGVSRDELRRRADCLFCLGGDGTLLSTVQLAALRNIPVLGINLGGLGFLTELSTEELYPGLAKILSGNYRVEDRLLLGAGVERSGAIVKRVVCLNDCVVGRGALSRPCRLEVRVDDHRVMKFKGDGIIVSTPTGSTAYSFSAGGPVIEPVIGAIILTPICPHSFIVRPMVINAGAVVQVILEKSVAGLNLTVDGHESFPLLASDVVVIKRYFRQLKLIRVSERSFYSVLRKKLQLEGLED from the coding sequence ATGGAGATTAAGACAGTCGGCCTTTTAATCAACCCCACGCTGGGTGAAAGTGTCGCGGTTGTGGCCGGGGAAATATTGGACTACCTCACCAGTCAAGGGATTGACGTTCTGGTCCTGAATGAACATGTCCCGCTGGTAGGCGGAAAGGGCGTCAGCAGGGATGAGCTTCGCCGGCGCGCAGATTGTCTGTTCTGTCTCGGCGGGGACGGCACACTCCTTTCTACGGTACAGTTGGCCGCCCTCCGCAATATACCTGTTTTGGGCATCAATCTCGGCGGACTCGGCTTCTTAACAGAGCTGAGTACGGAGGAATTGTATCCCGGTCTGGCGAAGATTCTCAGCGGAAATTACCGGGTTGAGGACCGCCTTCTTCTTGGCGCCGGGGTAGAACGATCCGGGGCAATCGTCAAAAGGGTCGTCTGTCTTAACGACTGCGTAGTCGGCCGGGGAGCATTGAGCAGACCGTGCCGTCTTGAGGTGCGTGTCGACGACCACCGCGTAATGAAGTTTAAGGGTGACGGAATTATCGTTTCAACGCCCACAGGATCAACGGCCTATTCTTTTTCCGCCGGCGGGCCGGTCATAGAACCGGTGATCGGGGCTATCATACTTACCCCCATCTGCCCTCATTCATTTATTGTGCGCCCCATGGTAATCAACGCCGGCGCCGTCGTTCAGGTTATTCTTGAAAAAAGCGTGGCCGGATTAAACCTGACCGTGGACGGACACGAAAGCTTTCCGCTCTTGGCGTCGGACGTGGTCGTGATTAAGCGCTATTTTCGCCAGTTGAAGCTTATCCGCGTCTCCGAGCGTAGCTTTTACTCCGTACTGCGAAAAAAACTTCAGTTGGAAGGCTTGGAGGATTAG
- the argR gene encoding arginine repressor, which translates to MKLTRHNLILQIIKERPVDSQRALVKALSEAGFKVTQATVSRDVRELGLIKVASGNVIRYVTPESRVRNVREEERLRRLIRDAVVYVDSSDNLVVVKTLPGAAQGVASAVDHAGWQGVMGTVAGDDTLLVIVKSRSKASSIRQRLKSLVAGDKE; encoded by the coding sequence ATGAAACTCACAAGGCACAACCTGATCCTGCAAATAATCAAAGAGCGCCCTGTAGACAGCCAGAGGGCGCTTGTCAAGGCGCTTTCTGAAGCCGGGTTCAAGGTCACCCAGGCTACCGTTTCACGCGACGTGCGGGAACTCGGTCTGATCAAGGTCGCGTCCGGGAACGTAATCCGTTACGTTACACCGGAATCCCGCGTCCGGAACGTCAGGGAAGAGGAACGGCTTCGCCGCTTGATACGCGATGCGGTTGTCTACGTAGACAGCAGTGATAACCTGGTGGTTGTAAAAACTCTCCCCGGCGCAGCCCAGGGGGTGGCATCGGCCGTGGACCATGCCGGTTGGCAGGGCGTAATGGGGACGGTTGCGGGAGATGATACCCTTCTGGTAATCGTCAAATCGCGCAGTAAGGCCTCCTCTATACGCCAAAGGCTGAAATCCCTGGTTGCCGGTGATAAGGAATAA
- the recN gene encoding DNA repair protein RecN has protein sequence MIRNKMLHTLTIKNIALIEDLTIEFTRGLNVITGETGAGKSVILEALELVLGKRANSDYIRTGASQASIEAVFMIDRFPDCLIPLGIEQEEGCLVFRRELYRQGKSLSRINGQAVPLALCREAAGELIDFLIQHEQQEIYLPLKQENLLDTFSGLVPLGQELAQVYRLWREVKENAEAEFIAGRERLRRADNLRYQVEEIAKAGLRIGESEELLEEREWLSNAARLKELAFRGQMLLSGDDRSAVETVGEAAAITAEIAVYRRQLATYASSLKETTHLLVEAARELEHLVDQAEYDPHRIDAVESRLDLIDRLRRKYGDNVAEVLSYREKASQELEDLERKSEEASNLQSESERLEQEWTNTALRLQTLRDESARRLENEMILELGKLAMGETLFKVVFSPAAQTPNPRGLQEVEIHISPNPGEPLKPLARIASGGEAARVIFALKVLTAANEQVGTLFLDEVDTGVSGQALEAVAARLDYLSGHRQVLCITHQALVAAKGSAHHLIQKQVINNRANIRVIPLKGEERIKELARLVGGAPETAREHAVMLLDKRVGWNVTI, from the coding sequence GTGATAAGGAATAAGATGCTGCATACGCTTACGATAAAAAACATCGCCCTGATTGAAGACCTGACCATTGAGTTCACACGCGGTTTGAATGTTATCACCGGTGAAACGGGCGCCGGGAAATCCGTGATTCTCGAAGCACTCGAACTGGTGCTGGGTAAAAGAGCAAACTCCGATTATATCCGCACCGGCGCCAGTCAAGCTTCGATTGAAGCGGTTTTCATGATAGACAGGTTTCCGGATTGCCTTATCCCGCTCGGTATTGAACAGGAAGAAGGCTGCCTTGTTTTCAGGCGTGAGCTCTACCGTCAGGGAAAAAGTTTAAGCCGTATCAACGGACAGGCCGTTCCACTCGCTCTATGCCGGGAGGCCGCCGGCGAGCTTATCGATTTTCTTATTCAGCACGAACAACAGGAGATTTACCTCCCCTTAAAGCAAGAGAATTTGCTTGACACCTTTTCCGGCCTTGTGCCCCTTGGCCAGGAATTGGCGCAGGTTTACCGGCTCTGGCGGGAAGTAAAGGAAAATGCCGAAGCGGAATTTATTGCGGGCCGTGAGCGGTTGAGACGGGCGGATAACCTTCGATATCAGGTCGAGGAAATCGCTAAGGCCGGCCTTCGAATCGGCGAGTCGGAAGAGCTTCTCGAGGAACGGGAATGGCTGAGCAACGCCGCGCGTCTGAAGGAACTTGCGTTTCGCGGCCAGATGCTGCTGAGCGGCGACGACCGTTCTGCGGTGGAGACGGTGGGGGAAGCCGCCGCTATAACGGCGGAAATCGCCGTCTACAGGCGACAACTCGCCACGTATGCCAGCAGTCTTAAAGAAACAACACATCTTCTTGTGGAAGCGGCACGGGAGTTGGAACACCTTGTCGATCAAGCGGAATACGATCCGCATCGGATCGATGCCGTTGAATCCCGGCTTGACCTGATCGACAGACTCCGGCGTAAATACGGTGATAATGTCGCCGAAGTTTTGTCTTACCGGGAAAAAGCGTCTCAAGAGTTGGAGGATTTGGAACGTAAGTCCGAAGAGGCATCCAACCTGCAGTCGGAATCGGAGCGTTTGGAGCAGGAATGGACAAACACAGCCCTGCGGCTGCAGACCTTGAGGGACGAATCCGCCCGGCGTCTCGAAAACGAGATGATTTTGGAACTGGGGAAGCTGGCTATGGGAGAAACGCTTTTTAAAGTCGTATTTTCCCCCGCGGCGCAAACCCCCAACCCGAGGGGCCTGCAGGAGGTTGAGATTCACATCTCTCCGAACCCGGGTGAACCGTTAAAACCACTTGCCCGTATCGCCTCCGGCGGTGAAGCCGCGCGTGTTATTTTCGCGCTGAAGGTACTTACGGCCGCCAATGAGCAGGTTGGGACATTGTTCCTGGACGAGGTTGATACCGGAGTCAGCGGGCAGGCGCTGGAAGCCGTCGCCGCCAGGCTGGACTATCTTTCAGGACACCGACAGGTGCTCTGCATTACCCACCAGGCTCTTGTGGCCGCAAAAGGAAGCGCGCATCACTTGATACAAAAGCAGGTCATAAACAATCGCGCAAACATCAGGGTCATCCCACTTAAAGGAGAAGAGAGGATTAAGGAACTGGCCCGACTGGTGGGAGGAGCGCCCGAAACCGCACGCGAACACGCAGTCATGCTTTTAGACAAGCGGGTAGGATGGAATGTTACAATATAG
- the spoIVB gene encoding SpoIVB peptidase, with translation MSPKTRRLLLLSFFVFFIVSTYITAAFFPVRQSLTVGELYSFTDAFPGFLRKHLVLVPQHHNPSNDGISSFYQKLQAAVPGRFQAHVSYHGFLPLRTVVVDIQPEVRVYPGGQAVGVLLHTQGVIVVSLTEFTNEEGLKINPAAEAGLMPGDIITHIDGSIITSDHSVKDAVSRAGKERRKVRLEVKRKGKTLRFVLKPAFCSATKCYRMGLLIRDSTAGVGTLTFYDPETGIYGALGHIVTNNGASHPVELADGCIIEAFIQGIRPGKRGKPGEKIGFFTQTSSLSGTIKQNTRYGIFGLLDRIPEHPICKSTIPVALVHQVHPGKATMLTVVSGNRLESFQIEISQVNMANRSGKKDIIIKVTDPRLIRVAGGIVQGMSGSPIIQDGRLIGAVTHVFISNPERGYGIFAERMIRESGILPQRVGRQRFDNVLYGSFQT, from the coding sequence TTGTCACCGAAAACACGTCGCCTGTTATTACTGTCCTTTTTCGTCTTCTTCATTGTTTCCACATATATAACAGCCGCCTTCTTTCCGGTAAGACAAAGTCTCACTGTCGGTGAGCTTTATAGTTTCACCGATGCCTTCCCCGGTTTTCTCAGGAAGCATCTGGTACTCGTCCCTCAGCACCATAATCCCTCAAATGACGGGATTTCTTCGTTTTATCAAAAACTGCAAGCCGCCGTGCCGGGAAGGTTCCAGGCCCACGTATCGTATCACGGTTTCCTGCCGTTAAGAACGGTAGTGGTGGATATACAGCCCGAGGTACGGGTTTATCCGGGCGGACAGGCAGTAGGGGTATTACTGCATACCCAGGGAGTCATAGTCGTCAGTCTAACAGAGTTCACAAACGAAGAAGGGTTAAAAATTAATCCTGCGGCCGAGGCCGGCTTAATGCCGGGTGATATCATAACGCATATCGATGGTAGTATCATAACAAGCGACCATTCTGTTAAAGACGCGGTATCCCGTGCAGGAAAGGAACGACGCAAGGTTCGTCTTGAGGTTAAAAGAAAAGGTAAAACCCTGCGCTTTGTACTGAAGCCGGCTTTTTGCAGCGCAACAAAGTGTTACAGAATGGGCTTGCTGATCAGGGATTCAACGGCCGGAGTCGGAACGCTTACTTTTTACGACCCGGAAACAGGAATATACGGCGCTCTGGGGCATATTGTCACCAATAACGGCGCCTCACATCCAGTCGAACTGGCGGACGGGTGTATAATTGAAGCCTTCATTCAGGGAATTCGCCCGGGAAAGCGCGGCAAACCCGGAGAAAAAATCGGGTTTTTTACCCAAACTTCGTCTTTGTCGGGTACAATTAAGCAGAACACCCGATATGGTATATTCGGTCTTTTGGACCGGATTCCGGAACACCCGATATGTAAATCAACCATTCCGGTGGCCCTCGTTCATCAGGTACATCCGGGCAAGGCCACTATGCTTACAGTGGTGAGCGGGAACCGGTTGGAGAGTTTTCAGATCGAGATCAGCCAGGTTAATATGGCAAATCGTTCCGGGAAAAAGGATATTATTATCAAGGTTACCGATCCGCGATTAATACGTGTCGCCGGCGGCATCGTCCAGGGGATGAGCGGCAGTCCCATCATTCAGGACGGTCGACTGATCGGAGCCGTCACGCACGTGTTTATTAGCAACCCGGAAAGGGGTTATGGTATATTTGCGGAGCGGATGATCCGCGAAAGCGGAATTCTCCCGCAAAGGGTTGGCAGGCAACGGTTTGACAATGTATTATATGGTTCGTTTCAGACCTGA